The DNA window GGCCCTCCTCTTAGTCCTAGCGCTCACTCCAAGGGCATCACCGAAGCGGTCAACGTACTCTACGGGGCTGGTTGGCCTGAGGTTCAGACCGAGGCCCCTTGCCATGAAGCGGTAGCTCCTCCCTATTTCCTTCTTTGAGACCTTGGATACCGATGCAATCTCGTCCAGTGTTCTTGGGATGCCCTCCATCCTGCAGGCGGCGTATAGTGCCGCCGAGACCATACCCTCTATTGAACGGCCGCGGATGAGCTTTTTCATAACGGCTTTCCTGTAGAGAGAAGCGGCAACTTCCTTGAGATGCCTCGGTAGGCGGAGCTGAGCGGCCATCCTGTCAAGCTCGCTTAAAGCAAAGGCAAGGTTCCTCTCGGCGGCATCGTTGATGCGCATCCTCCTCTGCCACATGCGGAGCCTTCTGAGCTTCGTCCTGTACATCCCAGTTATCTGGTTGCCGTGGATGTCTTTATCGCGCCAGTCAATGTCGGTAGAAAGGCCCTTGTCGTGGATCATCAGGGTCATGGGTGCGCCGGTTCTGGCGCGCTTTTCCCTCTGACCCGGCTCAAAGGCCCTCCACTCGGGCCCTTCGTCCACAACGTTCTCCTCAATTACGTAGCCGCACTTGGCACAGATTATCTCTCCCCTTCGCGGGTCGTAGATAAACTCCGTCGAACCGCAAACGGGACATTCCCTCCTCGGGCTAATATCTCTCACCCCCTTCTCCTGGGGGTGGGGCCGGAACGCTTGCCATTCTTACCCTTTTCAGGATAAGACTTGGAGTTCTTGGAGGGTTTGCCTTTACCACTAGCCCTCCCCTTCCGGGGAGCCTTTTTGCTCCCCTTTTCCCGCTTGCCAACGTAGAGAACCGCCCCAACGTACTTCTCGGGATCCTTCACCCGAGGTTTAACGGCGACATAGGGATAATTAACCGGACCAAAAACATCCTTGACTACTCCGATGGGTTTCAGCTCCTTGTCAACAACAGGCTCATTCAGGGACGGCACCCAGTTTGTCCTGACTATGAGGAAGCCCTGCTTCGCGTAGTGAGAAACAACTCCTAGGCGTTTCATAGCCCCACCCCAAAACCAGGTTTCCTTTTAAGCTTTTCGCTTTTCCCCTTTATAAAGCTTTCGATAATTTGAGAAAGATTTTTAATAAGAACTTTCCAACAATAAAGTTTGGGAAGGATAAAATGAAGTGCCTCGTAGTTGGTCACGTTGTGAGGGACGTGGTTAAGAAAGGTGATAATGTTCTTGAAAGGCTTGGAGGCGGTGCTTATTATTCAGCACTTGCCCTCTCCAGGTTCTGCGATGTTGAGATATTCACTTCTTTCTCAGAACTCCCCGATGAGTGGATTAAAGAGCTAAAATCCATTGGAGAACTGCATATAGTTCCGTCCGAGGAAACGACCACTTACGAACTGACTTACCTGGACAGTAACAGGAGAGCGCTAAAACTTCTAGAGAGGGCGTCACCCCTCAAAGGACTTCCAGACGGAAACTACGACATAGTCATTATAAACCCCGTAGCGGGGGAAGTACCTCCTGCTCTGGTTGCCCATGCGGTCGGGAATTTTCCCCTCGTAGCGGTTGATTTGCAGGGGTTTATCCGTTCCCCTCATCCAGGCGAAGTCGGGTATCTAACGCTCGACGGCTCGTTCTTAAAGGGGGTAACTGTTCTCCACGCGGATGTGAGTGAGTTCCAACATCTAGAGAACTTCTCCCCGGAATTAGTGGACGTCCTTCTCCTCTCCAATGGACCAGAGCCGGGGAAAGCGTTCCTCCATGGGAGAGAGTACATGTTCAATTCAGTCCGAGTAGATGTAGATGAATCAACAGGAGCGGGAGACGTTTTTCTTGGAGCTTTTACTGGATTATACTCCCAGTGTCCTTTCGTGCAGGCCCTTAAGAGAGCCGTTGCTTTCACCGCACTGTTCCTCAAGAAAAGGCACGTTGATTTCCCAATGGAAGACGTTAACAGACTCGCAATGGAAGTTGAAGTGAAAAGGGTATAAACATTCACACCCTAACTTCTCAACACCGATGATGAAACGTCAGCACGCTGAAGGATGAAGAGAAGGGACTTCCCTGAGGTGGTTTCGATGGACAGGTACGTTCTCCTGGTTAAGGCCCCAACGGAAGCGGACGTCTCTTCCTTTAGAAAGGAAGCAAAGGAGCTAGCCGAAAAATACGGCTTTAAGGCAGAGCTCCACAGGTGCATAGGTCTTACTGTTGACGCGGTGATAGTTTACAACAACGGAGTTGTCCTGATAAAGCGGAAGAACGAGCCATTCAAAGACCACTACGCCCTTCCCGGGGGCTTTGTAGAATACGGTGAGACCGTTGAAGAGGCTCTTCTACGTGAGGCTAAGGAGGAAACGGGGCTTGACGTGAGGCCCGTCAAGCTGGTCGGCGTCTATTCAAAGCCCGACAGAGACCCAAGGGGACACACAGTAACGGTTGCTTTCCTCTGTATAGGGGAGGGAGAGCCGAAGGCGGGCGACGACGCCAAGGAAGTCTTCGTGTTCCCCATAGAAGAGGCCCTGAAGCTTCCGCTGGCATTTGACCATGAGGAGATACTTAGAGATGCTCTCAGCTTGAGGTGAGCGCATGATGCTCGAATACCCTGCTTTTGGCAGAATAACCGTGAACGGAACCACCTACGAGCACGACATCGTCGTTTATCCAAGCGGGAGAATCGAGCGCAGGAAGAAGGAGATAAGCAAGCGAAAACACGGAACGAGTCACAAGCTCGATCCCGAAGAGTTAAAGGAGTATCTCACTGAAGACTTCGATGTTCTCGTTGTGGGGACTGGGATGTACGGTATGCTCTCCCTCCTTCCGGAGAGCAGGGAACTTGTGAAGGAGAAAGAAGTCCTTGAACTCCCAACTGGAAAGGCCGTTGAAATCTTTAATGACCTCCAGAAAAAGAAAAGGGTGCTGGGAATATTCCACGTTACTTGCTGAACTTTACTCTTTTGGTTCAAGGTGGGCCCTCTTTACCTCAAGCACGCCTGAATAGGTGCACTCGTCCCACTTCCTCTCGACCTCGTCGAAGACCACCCTCGCCCTGAAGAATGGGGCGTCCCTCACGAAGGTCTCGAACTCGCCGCCTTCACCTGCAACGTGAAGTTTGTACTTCTCGTGGAGTCTTATAAGCTCTTCCAGGGCCATCTCGTCTATCCTCCTTCCGAGCCAGCTCTGGTCAAGGCCGTAAGCAGCGGTTCCAACTACGACCACGTCAAAGATGCTTATGATTTCCCTCATATAATCAACCGGATCCCTGTGCCAGGCTGGGGCGAAGCTCTCAATCCCGAGCTCCCTCACAACCCTGTCCACCCTCTTCTTCTGGTACTCGCTGGCCAGGGCTCCAGCGACGACCCCATCAATTTTCAGCCCCTCAAGGACGGCCTTCATGTCCTCGACTTCTTTCTCCTTCTCTCCGGAGGTGAAGCCCTTGACGAGGGGGATTCCCACCGCCCTAGCCTGGAGCTCGGTGAGGTGTATGTTCGGGACGTGGTACATATAGCTCTCGTGGTTCTCGCTCACCATTGAGACGAGATACTTCACTTCAAACCCCTGCCTGAGCGCCCAGTAAAGGGCGTAGTTCGAGTCCTTCCCGCCGGAATACAGCACCGCAACGCGCATCTTACCCACCCGAAAATTTTTAAATACATTGAGTTAGTTTAACCTGAGTGCTTCTGGATTTCCATCGCACAACCCGTTAAAAAGGTGATGCCAATGGCACCAGAGACCGCAGTAATCCTGGCGGCGGGCCTCGGGACGAGGATGGGCGGAAGGCCCAAGGGACTTATCAGGGTAGCCGGAAGGGAAATCCTGTACAGGACAATGGCCCTTCTCAAGGAGCACGGGGTGAGAAAGTTCGTGATAGTCACCAACAGTAAATACGCCCCCCTTTACCGGGAGTTCATCGAGAGACACTCCTTTCCGGCGGAGCTCATCATCAACCCAGAGCCCGAGAAGGGCAACGGCCACTCCCTCCACCTAGCTAGGGGAAAGGTTTCCGGAAAGTTCGTACTGGTAATGAGCGACCACGTCTACTCCAGGGACTTCATCGAACGGGCAGTGAGAGGGGAAGGACTTATAGCGGACAGGAAACCGAGATGGGTTGATACCGGCGAGGCAACTAAAGTCCAAGTAAAGGACGGAAGGGTGTGGAAGATCGGTAAAGGCCTCGATGAGTGGGACGCGGTCGATACCGGGTTTTTCATCCTCGATGAGGGCATCTTCGAAGTCACGGAAGCCCTCGAAAGAGAAAGGGACGGCGACTACTCCCTGAGCGAGGCCATGGAACGGGCAGGGATTCCAGCAACCTTCATTGACGGCCTCGGCTGGACGGATGTAGACACTCCAGGGGATCTGAAAAGAGCCAGGAAAATGCTGGTGAGGACGGCCGTGAAGGGAACTGGAGACGGGTTCATAAGCAGACATTTGAACAGGAGAATCTCAACGAGGATAAGCGAACTTCTGGTGGAGAATGTTACGCCAAACCAGATGACAGTGGTAACGTTCCTCTTAGGCATCGTATCGGGGCTAACTCTTCTCATAAACCTTCCCTTAGCCGGAATACTCTATCAGCTCAGCTCAATCCTCGACGGCGTTGACGGGGAGCTGGCGAGGGCCCAACTCAGGACGAGCAGGCTCGGTGGCTACGTTGATTCAATCCTCGACCGCTACGTTGACGGGAGCTTCCTGGCACTGCTGGCCTACACAACGCTCAGAGAACCGCTCTGGTATCTAATTGCCCTCTTAGCCCTCCTCGGCTCGGTGATGGTAAGCTACTCTACGGAGAGGTTCAAGGGAGCCTTCTGCAGGGATGCCTACAAAGAAGTTTCTCTCCTTAGAAAACTTCCCGGGAAGAGGGACGAGAGGGTTTTCCTGACGATGCTCTTCCTTCTGTATCCGGCTGAAATCTCGGTAAAGGCCCTCTTCCTGACCCTTGCCGTGCTGACTAACGTTAGGGTCGCCCTCACGATGTATTTTATTGCCCGGAAAGTTTCACATCCGAAAACTATTTAACTGCTATAAAATATTTTAAACCAGCACTGGAGGTGAATAACGATGGTGAGGGTTGTAATTCTTGGACAGGGATACGTTGCAAGCATATTCGCAAGCGGGCTTGAGAAGATAAAGGCTGGGAAGATGAAGCCCTACGGCGTTCCGCTGGCCGATGAGCTCCCGATTAAGATAAAGGACATAGAAATCGTCGGTTCTTACGACGTTGACTCCAACAAGGTCGGAAAGGATCTCTACGAGGTTGTCAAAAGCTACGACCCCGATGCCCCAGAAAGCCTCAAGGGGATAACCATAAGGAAGGGCGTCCACCTCGGAAGCCTCAGAAACCTGCCGCTTACCCCAACTGGCCTCGACGACGAGATGACGCTTAAAGAGGCTGTTGAGCACCTCGTAAGCGAGTGGAAGGAGCTCAAGCCGGATGTTTTCGTCAACGTCTGCACCACCGAGGCCTTCACTCCCTTCGAGAGCAGGGAAGAGCTCGAGAAGGCCATCGAGGAGGACAGGAAGGAGAGGCTCACCGCCACACAGCTCTACGTCTATGCCGCCGCCAAGTACGCAAAGGAGGTCGGAGGGGTGGCCTTCGTCAACGCCATTCCAACCCTCATAGCCAACGACCCAGTTTACGTTGAGCTCGCGAAGGAGAGCAACCTGGTTATCTTCGGTGACGATGGAGCAACCGGTGCAACACCGCTTACCGCAGACGTTCTCAGCCACCTCGCCCAGAGGAACCGCTACGTTTTGGATATAGCCCAGTTCAACATCGGCGGCAACCAGGACTTCCTGGCCTTAACCGACGAGGAGAGGAACAGGAGCAAGGAGTTCACAAAGAGCTCAATCGTCGAGGACATCCTCGGCTACGACGCCCCCCACTACATCAAGCCCACAGGCTTCCTCGAGCCCCTCGACGACAAGAAGTTCATAGCGATGCACATCGAGTACGTCAGCTTCAACGGCGCCCACGACGAGATAGTCATCACCGGCAGGATAAACGACAGCCCTGCCCTCGCCGGTTTGCTCGTCGACCTCGTGAGGCTCGGTAAAATAGCAGTTGACAGGAAGGAGTTCGGAACGGTCTATGAAGTCAACGCCTTCTACATGAAGAACCCCGGCCCGAAGGAGGCCAAGAACATACCAAGGATAATCGCCCACGAGAAGATGCGCATGTGGGCTGGACTGAAGCCAAAGTGGCTCTAAATATTTTTCTCTTCTCTAATTTTCTATCGTAAGAAGATAGAGATAGAAAAAAGTAGTAAAAAAGAAGTTCAAAGTCCCAGCATCTCTTTGGCAGCTTTGACTCCCAGCTCAAAGGCCCTCATGTTGACATCTATCGTCTTCAGCGGGACGCTGATCCTGATGACCTCCTTTATCTGCTCCTCCGAAAGCGGGAAGCCCGGAGTCTGGCTGAGTGCACCGATTAGGACGACATTTGTGGTAACGATGTTTCCTGCTTCCATAGCTAACTTCTCGGCGTCGAAGGCCATGAACTTGCCGCCGAAGTCCTCTTCAACGATCTTCCTCATCTCCTCAAGCGTTGGGTAGGTTGCGAGTCCCATCGAGACCTGAACCGGCGGGATCGGCCTCGCATTGGTAAAGACGAGGCCACCCTTCTTGAGGTAGTTAATGTAGCGCAGGGCTTCTACCGGCTCGAAGGAGAGTATGACATCGGCCTTCCCCTCGGGAACCATAGCTCCGTACACGTTCTCGCCGAAGCGGACGTAGGCTATAACGCTTCCAAAGCGCTGGCTCATTCCGTGAACCTCGCCGACACGAACCTTGTAGCCTGCCCCCAAGGCCGCCCAGCCGAGCAAGTTGGCAGCGGTGAGGATTCCCTGCCCGCCAACTCCGGTGATAACGATGTTGTACTCCTTCATTTCACTCACCCTCCTTCATAGGCACGAACGCATCGAACGGACATACCTGGGCACATCCGCCGCAGCCCCAGCACATCGTCGGGTCGATCTTGGCCTTCTTCTTCTCGGCGTCCCAGTAGATTGCCGGACAGCCGTAGGCGTTGATACATATCTTACAGCCTGTACACTTGTCCTCAATGACGTGGTAGATCGGCCACTTCTCGCCTCTCCTCCTCATCTGGCCCACCTTGTAGAGGGCGCAGACCTGCCTTGAGACGACGACGCTCACTCCCTCGACCTGGAGGGCCTTCTTTACCGTCTCGTAGGTGGCCTTTATGTCGTAGGGGTCAACCACTGCCACGAAGTCGGCGCCCATGGCCCTGGCGACGTCCTCTATCGGTATCCTCTTACCCATACCGTGCGGTGTCTGGCCTGTGCTCGGGTTGGGCTGGTCGCCTGTCATCGCGGTGACGAGATTGTCGAGGACGACTATGAGAACGTTGGAGCGGTTGTAGATGGCGTTGGCAAGGGCTGGAAGACCCGTGTGGAAGAAGGTCGAGTCACCGATTGTGGCGACTATAATCTGCTTCTCCTTTCCGCTCTTGTGATCCTCCTCCGCGAGGGAACCGTTGGAGGCTATGCTGAGCCCGTGGGCTATGCCGATAGAGGCACCCATTGCAACGGTGGTGTCAACGGTTCTGAGCGGCGGGAGGACTCCGAGGGTGTAACAGCCTATGTCGCTCGGGTATATTGCCTTGGGACCAGCCGCCTTCCTTATGGCGAAGAAGCTGTTCCTGTGCGGGCACGCCGGACAGAGTGAAGGTGGCCTCGGCGGAACTATCTGAGAGACCTTCTCGTACTTCTCGTCGATCTCGGCGAAGTTTATCGGAGTTTCAAGGCCAAGGAACTTGGCTATCGCCTCAACGGCTCTCCTCGTGGTCATCTCATAAACTCTCGGCACGAGATCCTTTCCGTGAATTGGAATTCTAAGGCCCTTATCGTAGGCCCAGGTCTTGACCTGTTCCTCGACGACAGGCTCGAGCTCCTCAACTATGAGAACTTTCTCAAGGCCGTCGAAGAACTTCTCAAGCAGGCCGTAGGGCACTGGGAACGGCGTTCCGAGCTTGAGAACCTTGACGTCCTCGACTCCAAGCCAGGCAAGGGCTTCCTTTACGTAGGCGTAGCTTAAACCGGGAGCGATGATGCCGACCTTCGCATCTTCCTTGCCCTCTATCCAGTTGAACGGGCAGTTGTTCAGCTCTTCCCTGATCTTCTCTATCTTCTCAAGTATCTGCGGGTGGAACCTTCTGGCGTTGGAAGGGACGTCAACGAACCTGCTCGGGTTCTTCTTGAACTTCCCGAACTTCCTCTTACCACTCTTTATCTCCTCGGGCAGTTCGCCGAGTATGACATCTCCCCTAGCGTGAGAGCTTCTGGTCGTGGTTCTCAAGATAACGAAGTGCTTGAACTTCTCGCTCAGCTCGAAGGCGTACTTCGTCATCTCCTTTGCCTCGTGCGGTGAACTCGGCTCGAGAACCGGGACGTTGGCGAACTTGGCGTAAACTCTCGTGTCCTGCTCGTTCTGGGAAGACCACATACTCGGGTCGTCCGCGACCATTATGACGAAGCCGCCCTCGACACCCATGCCAACGGAGCTGAGGAAGCTGTCGGCCGCGACGTTAAGACCAACGTGCTTCATTGCCGTCATTGCCCTGAGGCCGCTCCATGCTGCGGCTAAAGCCGTCTCAAAGGCGACCTTCTCGTTGGTCGAGTACTCCATGTAAACTCCTGCCTTCTTTGCGACGGCCGCCATCGTGTCTGTGAGCTCTGAACTCGGCGTTCCTGGATAGGCGGCGTAAACAGCTATGTTCGCTTCGAGAGCTCCCCTCGCTATCGCGTGGTTGCCCAGGAGTAGCACCCTCTCCCCGGGCTTGTCCCACAACACTATGTCGGTAACTTTCGCCATCTCAACACCTCCGTTAATGAAAGATAAACACGAAAGCTCAATCTTCCCTCGGCAAGCCAACGTTCTTCGCCTGCTGGACGAGGGCATAGGCTCCAGCGGCAACATCCTCGGGCCTCTCATAGCTCGGGATTCCGTTTGCCTCAAGAAGCTCCTTAGCCTTCTCACTGACGTATCCCGCCATGAAGAGGCCGAGGACGGGCTTGCCGTTGTTGACCTCTTTTACAGCTTTGATGACGCCCTCGGCGTGCTCAGTCGGCGTCATTCCCGCAAAGGTCGGGACGACGCAGATTGCTATCAGCATGTCAACGTTAGGATCTTCAAGCAGGAGCTTGGCAGTCCTGTAGTAGTCCTCTCCGCGGGCAGAGGCTATCATGTCCACCGGGTTCTTCACAGCCGCCATCGGCGGAAGGAAGGAGCGGAGCTCCTCGATGGTCTTCTCCTCAAGGTTGGCCAGCTTGAGGCCTTTCCTGTCTATGGCATCAGCGGTGAGAACCCCTGGGCCGCCGGCGTTGGTCATTATGGCTACTCTCTTACCCTTTGGAAGCGGCTGGGTGAATGCCCTCGCCATGCTGAGCATGTCGTCAATTGTATCAGCCACCAAGACGCCGCTCTGCTTGAAGGCCGCCTCGTAGATCTTCCAGCTTCCTGCTAGAGAACCTGTGTGAGATGATGCCGCCCTCGCACCGCTCTCGCTCCTGCCAGCCTTTAGCGCTATGACGGGCTTCTTCTTTGTGACCCTCTTTGCAACGTCGATGAACTTCCTGCCGTCCTTGAGGCCCTCGATGTAGAGAGCTATGGCTTTGTCCTCTTCAGTATCAGCGAGGTACTCCATGAGCTCTGAGAAGTCCACATCGGCCATGTTCCCTATGCTGACGAACTTGGAGAAGCCTATTCCCTCCTTAACGGTCTTGTAGACTATTCCAGCTCCGAGGGCACCGCTCTGGCTGATGAAGGCTATGCTTCCCTTCTTGGCGTCCATGATAAAGGTGGCGTTCATGTCGTTGTGGGTGTTCATCACTCCCACGCAGTTCGGTCCGATGAGCCTCATGCCGTACTTGTGGGCGATCTCAACTAATTCTCTCTCTTCCCTCTTGCCCTCCTCGCCGGTCTCGCCGAAGCCGGCAGTTATGATGACGGCGCCCTTAACGCCCTTCTCGCCGGCGTCTATTATCGCTTGCTTGACGAACCTCTTGGGCACGACGATGACCGCCATATCAACTTCTCCCGGGATGTCCTTGATGTTCTTGTAAGCCTTAACTCCCTGAACTTCCTCGTCCTTGACGTTGACCGGGTAAACCCTTCCGTCCCTGTACTTCTTGAGGTTCTTGAAGACCTCGTAGCCCAGCTTGAGCGGGTCGTTTGATGCCCCTATGACCGCTATCCCCTTCGGCTTGAAGAAGTAGTCAAAGTCCATGAGCTTCACCGTTTAAATCTCGGTCAGAGCGTATATAAGCTTTCCCAAAACGGTCATCGGAGAATTTTTTGGCATTATTGAGCTTAAAAATTCCTTCATGACCAAAGAGAACCATTCGACTTGCACTCACAGGCCATAGCCCCATACAATCTGCGGCGGAAACTTTCCCCTCATGATCTTTTCGAGTAGTTCACGGGCAACACTGTACGCAAAGTCGAATGTTTTCCTATCAACCAGACCATGGAGAAGAGCCATCTCAAGCTCGTCTTCATCCAAGAGAAACGCCTTACCATCGGGAAACACGAATATGTCAAGGAATAAATCAAGCATTTCAATTGTATTCCCACGCCTCTTTGTATAGTCCAATACGTCTATGTAAAGCCCCTTGAAGTTCCCCTCATTGTCATACACTTTTAGCACATCGTAGTGCTCCCCGACAAAGGCGAAGTACACCATAGAGTAACCATTTTCAATAACCTCAACGCCGTTCACTGAGAGAGGGGCCAACATACCCTCGAACTTCGACTTTGCTACGACGATATTTCCAAGATCCTCAATAAGCTCGTCGTCCCTCTCAATGACCCTGTTTGGGATGCGCCTGTAAATGAGATGGATTTTTCCGGGTATCACAGGGATTGGTTTTATTCCAGTGTTTTTAGCGGTTTCCATAGAGCTACGTCCGCGGAAGAAGGGAATGTATGCTACCCGAAACCTTTAAGTAAGCTCCGGTTATTTTAACTCTGGAGGTGATGGCGATGGTAAAGGTGAAGTTCCTGGGCCACGCTGCCTTTCTGATCGAGGGTAGCAAGAAGATACTCATAGACCCCTTCCTCAGCGGCAACCCTCAGACGGCCGTTAAGCCCGAGGAAGTCGAGGCAGACATAATCCTGGTAACCCACGCCCACGGCGACCACGTTGGGGACGCCATAGGGATAGCAAGGAGAAGCGGAGCGAAGATAGTTGCCATGTACGACGTTGCCAACTACATCTCCCAACAGGCGAGCGATGTAGAGACCGTTGGAATGAACTACGGACCAACAGAGATAGACGGAGTCTTCATCGTCCAGGTTCCGGCCTGGCACTCCAGTAGCGATGGGGTACACAGCATAGGCAACGCCTCAGGATTCATAGTGAAGCTCGACGGAGTTACCATCTACCACGCCGGAGACACATTCGTGTTCTCCGACATGGCGCTCTTCAACGAGCTCTACGGCCCGATTGACGTTGCCCTCCTCCCGATAGGCGGACACTTCACGATGGGGCCAAGGGAAGCCGCCAAAGCAGTCGAGCTCCTCAAGCCGAGGAAGGTTGTTCCGATGCACTACAACACCTGGCCGCCGATCGCCCAGGATCCCGAGGAGTTCAAGAAGCTCGTCGGTGACAAGGCCGAAGTTGTTATCCTCAAGCCCGGAGAAGAGCTTAAGCTTTGAAAAACCTTTTAAATTTCTCTTCTTAGCTTACTTTCAGGTGGTGGAATGGACAGAAAAATCCCAGCAACAGCAGTGATCGTGCTTTTTGTCTTCCAGATGGTACTCCCCGCTGTAAGTGCCCAGAACAACGAGTACGACCTTATATTAGTCCGCAACGATGATCTCATTGACTATATAGTGGCGCTTCCCTATTCAAAGCATCTGGATGTCCCTATTCTCCCCGTAAACCCACAGGAGCTTGACCCCGCCACACTAGCCCAGCTTCAAAGCTATGAGCAGTTTGGCTGGTACCACGTCTTAGTCATAGGCGACTATCAGGCGATAAGCCAAAAAGTCCAGGAACAGCTGATGAGCCTCGGCTTCCAGGTCACCAGGATAGGGGGTGCCACTAGGGTTGATACGGCCGCAAACCTGGCCAAGGAGTTTTATTCCCCAAAGGTTGACGCCGTGGTTCTTGCCAGTGCAAGCGACTATGGGTCCGCGCTCGCTGCCGCCAGGTGGGCTATGGCCTACAATCACCCCCTACTGTTGACCTCACCCTCAAACCTTTCAGCCTCCGTAAAATCTACACTGGAATACCTTCAGCCCCACATCATCATCCTCATCGGCGCAGGTATGTCAAAGAACATCGAGGATGAGCTGAACAGCCTCGGGTACACGACCCACTGGGTAAAGGAGAACCTGACCATATCCGTGCCAACATCAACAACGCCACAGGGCACCAACTGGAGCTATGTAATCGGAGCGGTCATAATAACACTAGCCATTGCAATTCCCACCTCGCTGTACTACGCTAAGAAGAAGTGGGCCGCCAACAGGGTTCCAATCGAAGTTCTAACAGAGAAGGAGCGTGCGGTGGTTAAGGCTATCCTTGAAAAGGGCGGAACCATAAAGCAGGAGGAGCTCCCCGAGCTCACTGGATATTCTCGCCCAACGATAAGCAGAATAATCCAGGAGCTTGAGAAGAAACAGCTCGTCGAGCGCGAGAAAACGGGGAAGACCTTCATCGTGAAGCTAACAAAGGAAATCATTATGCGCGAGTGAGGGTCGGACAAGCCCTCCGTTCATCACTTTTCTCAGGGTCCTGGCTGTCTCCTCATCCCCAAAAAAGAGGGAAAACCGAATCACTTGCGGAAGAGATGGCCGTGGGCCTTGTTCACGTGCCTCGTGTACGCCTTGGCACTGCGGAAGACCATTCCACACCTCGGGCAGCGGAAGAGTATCTCCCCGTCCCTGTCCTCGATCTTGATGGCCTTCAGCACCGCCATCTCCTCCACCCCCGGCCATCCTTGGGGTTTGGGCTTTTAAATTTTGCTGGTTAGACCCATATCCGGTTCCCCTTGACTTTCAAGTATCCAAGTGTCTGGAGTGTTTTAAGGAAGTCCTCTATGGCGTCTTCATCGTAGTAAACGTTCACCCTATCCCCATCAGTTTCCACTGTTATAGGTTCTGCTTCCATAAGTGCCTCTATTAGTTCGTTCTTTTTCCTGTGTTTTTCTGCAAGCTCAAGGATCTTTTCGGCCAGAACAGAACGAGCTACCGCATCAAAAGTGGCCTCAACGATACTCTCCTCGGTTGCGTAATCTTTGGCTATTTCGAGTGCGTTCTCGAGGAGCTCTCTGTCAACTTCTAGCACCTCAACGTAGTAGTGCTTGGACAGTGTATACTCTGTTATGAGAGTGGTGCCCAAGTCTTCAATTTCCTCAAGCTCTTCTTCGACTTCTTCGATGGGGAACCTCAGCTCAAGCTCAAGGTTGTCAAGGGGCGGCTTCTCTCTCAGGATTAGAACCCCATCGTGCTCGTCGATTGCCCCTTCCTCAATCAGTGCTGTTATGAGGGACAGCTTCGAGAGGTCAGGCTCCTCAAAAAGTTCGCTTAGGGATCTTTCCTGGCCGACGTCCCATTCCCTCAGAAGCTCCTCATACGCTAGTTGTATTGCATCAAGTTCCTCACCCAAAACCGGTGCCTTGGGACTGAGCTCAACAAGCTTTGAGTACCTCCCCCTAACTACGAGATAGTGCTCGATCTCCGGTCTGGTCTCCTCAACAGGTCGGTTCATTATTCCAGCCCGACTGAGAGTTCTTGAAAGTTCGTTCATATCTTCACGGCTCAGTACTTCGAGCCTCATAATTCCCACCCACGCTATCTCCTTCCAAATGAT is part of the Thermococcus stetteri genome and encodes:
- a CDS encoding inositol-3-phosphate synthase, translating into MVRVVILGQGYVASIFASGLEKIKAGKMKPYGVPLADELPIKIKDIEIVGSYDVDSNKVGKDLYEVVKSYDPDAPESLKGITIRKGVHLGSLRNLPLTPTGLDDEMTLKEAVEHLVSEWKELKPDVFVNVCTTEAFTPFESREELEKAIEEDRKERLTATQLYVYAAAKYAKEVGGVAFVNAIPTLIANDPVYVELAKESNLVIFGDDGATGATPLTADVLSHLAQRNRYVLDIAQFNIGGNQDFLALTDEERNRSKEFTKSSIVEDILGYDAPHYIKPTGFLEPLDDKKFIAMHIEYVSFNGAHDEIVITGRINDSPALAGLLVDLVRLGKIAVDRKEFGTVYEVNAFYMKNPGPKEAKNIPRIIAHEKMRMWAGLKPKWL
- a CDS encoding indolepyruvate oxidoreductase subunit beta, encoding MKEYNIVITGVGGQGILTAANLLGWAALGAGYKVRVGEVHGMSQRFGSVIAYVRFGENVYGAMVPEGKADVILSFEPVEALRYINYLKKGGLVFTNARPIPPVQVSMGLATYPTLEEMRKIVEEDFGGKFMAFDAEKLAMEAGNIVTTNVVLIGALSQTPGFPLSEEQIKEVIRISVPLKTIDVNMRAFELGVKAAKEMLGL
- the iorA gene encoding indolepyruvate ferredoxin oxidoreductase subunit alpha; translation: MAKVTDIVLWDKPGERVLLLGNHAIARGALEANIAVYAAYPGTPSSELTDTMAAVAKKAGVYMEYSTNEKVAFETALAAAWSGLRAMTAMKHVGLNVAADSFLSSVGMGVEGGFVIMVADDPSMWSSQNEQDTRVYAKFANVPVLEPSSPHEAKEMTKYAFELSEKFKHFVILRTTTRSSHARGDVILGELPEEIKSGKRKFGKFKKNPSRFVDVPSNARRFHPQILEKIEKIREELNNCPFNWIEGKEDAKVGIIAPGLSYAYVKEALAWLGVEDVKVLKLGTPFPVPYGLLEKFFDGLEKVLIVEELEPVVEEQVKTWAYDKGLRIPIHGKDLVPRVYEMTTRRAVEAIAKFLGLETPINFAEIDEKYEKVSQIVPPRPPSLCPACPHRNSFFAIRKAAGPKAIYPSDIGCYTLGVLPPLRTVDTTVAMGASIGIAHGLSIASNGSLAEEDHKSGKEKQIIVATIGDSTFFHTGLPALANAIYNRSNVLIVVLDNLVTAMTGDQPNPSTGQTPHGMGKRIPIEDVARAMGADFVAVVDPYDIKATYETVKKALQVEGVSVVVSRQVCALYKVGQMRRRGEKWPIYHVIEDKCTGCKICINAYGCPAIYWDAEKKKAKIDPTMCWGCGGCAQVCPFDAFVPMKEGE
- a CDS encoding acetate--CoA ligase family protein, translated to MDFDYFFKPKGIAVIGASNDPLKLGYEVFKNLKKYRDGRVYPVNVKDEEVQGVKAYKNIKDIPGEVDMAVIVVPKRFVKQAIIDAGEKGVKGAVIITAGFGETGEEGKREERELVEIAHKYGMRLIGPNCVGVMNTHNDMNATFIMDAKKGSIAFISQSGALGAGIVYKTVKEGIGFSKFVSIGNMADVDFSELMEYLADTEEDKAIALYIEGLKDGRKFIDVAKRVTKKKPVIALKAGRSESGARAASSHTGSLAGSWKIYEAAFKQSGVLVADTIDDMLSMARAFTQPLPKGKRVAIMTNAGGPGVLTADAIDRKGLKLANLEEKTIEELRSFLPPMAAVKNPVDMIASARGEDYYRTAKLLLEDPNVDMLIAICVVPTFAGMTPTEHAEGVIKAVKEVNNGKPVLGLFMAGYVSEKAKELLEANGIPSYERPEDVAAGAYALVQQAKNVGLPRED
- a CDS encoding DUF402 domain-containing protein, whose translation is MPGKIHLIYRRIPNRVIERDDELIEDLGNIVVAKSKFEGMLAPLSVNGVEVIENGYSMVYFAFVGEHYDVLKVYDNEGNFKGLYIDVLDYTKRRGNTIEMLDLFLDIFVFPDGKAFLLDEDELEMALLHGLVDRKTFDFAYSVARELLEKIMRGKFPPQIVWGYGL